In Myxosarcina sp. GI1, the genomic window TAAAATTCTTTCTAAAGACCAAAATGCCGAAGGAAGCCGTGATGGCGGACTGAGGGTGATGAGCGATATTCTTACTACTTTTCCTGATATCGATGCGGTGTTTGCCATTAACGATCCTAGTGGTGTAGGAGCAGATTTGGCTGCCAATCAAGCTAAAAGGGATGACTTCTTTATCGTTGGGGTTGACGGTGCGCCAGAAGCCATCGACGCGATCGCCTCTGAAGATAGTGTTTATGCTGCTACTGCTACACAAGATCCGAGGGGAATGGCAGAAACGGCAGTTCGAGTAGGAAACAAAGTCTTGAAGGGAGAAAAGCTGGAGTCGCAAGAGATTTTAATTCCCGTCAAGCTAATTACTAAAGAAAATGTCGATACGGCAGAGGGGTGGTGAAATGGTGTGGAGCAGAAGATTAGTTCTTAGGAAAGCAGGGGAGCAGGGAGCAGAGAGCAGGGAGCAGGGAGCAGGGAGCAGGAAGTTTGAAGCAAGGGAGCATCGCTTCGCTATGGAGCAGGGAGCAGGGGGATTATTAATAGTTAACGTTTTATAAGCCAGGGGGATGGATTATTAATTATGGTCACTAAAATTCCTAAAATTTGGTTGTATCTTCCATATAGTTTTCTACCTATTTCGACGTTCAGATAATCGCATTTAACCGCAAATTTGAGCCAAGTTTGAGTTTCTGCTGCTTCTGCTTCACAGTCATTTAATTTAGCAATAAAAGCAGCTTCATAACGTCGCTTTCTCCATGCTTCTGCTAAATTTGCACAAACAGAACGAGACGAACGACGAATTTGGTCGGTTAAAGAATATTTTTCCTCTTTAGGAAACTTTTTTGATAGTTCAAAAATTTGCATAGCGGCATCAAATGCCATTTTGTATACTTCTAAATCTTCGTGACTTTTAATTGGTTCTTTTGTCACTTCCCTTGCTTCCTGCTCCCTTTGCCTATCTAAACCATTAAATCTAAAAATTATATCCTTAAAAGCCTTTGCTCCCTGCCCCCTGCTCCCTGCTCCCCTGCTTCACACTCTCTTTGAATTCACATGACATTAGAAATAATTTTAAGCGTATGACAACAGATATAAAAACAGGCAACGATCGCTCGCCTACTGTAACCCCCGTATTAGAGATGCGAGGGATTACCAAACGGTTTCACGGGTTTACGGCTTTGCAGAACGTAAACCTGACGATTTATCCAGGAGAAGTTCATGCCCTAATGGGTGAGAATGGAGCGGGTAAAAGTACCTTGATGAAGATTTTGGCTGGAGCCTATATTGCTGACGAAGGCGAAATCTATATTAATGGCAAACCAGTACAAATTACCGACCCTGCTTCGGCAAGGCAGGCAGGTATCAATTTAATCTATCAAGAACTAAATGTCGCGCCCAATCTAACCGTTACCGAAAATATGTATATGGGTAGCGAGTTAACCAAAGGTCAGTTTTTAGACCGTAATGCTATGCAGGCAGAGGCAAAGCGGGTATTAGAAAGTTTGGGAGCATCTTTTGGTGCCAATACTATAGTTAGCAGTCTGGCGATCGCCGAACAGCAGCAGGTAGAAATTGCCAGAGCCTTGAAAGATAAAAGTCAAATTTTGGTAATGGACGAGCCGACAGCGGCACTATCGGACAGAGAAACCGAGCGTTTGTTTGAAGTAATTCGCAAACTCCGCAGTGATGGCATTGCCATTATCTATATCAGCCATCGCATGGAAGAAATCTACGCTCTAGCCGATCGCGTCAGCGTATTGCGAGACGGACAGTATATTGGCAGTCTCACCAGAGAAGAAATTTCGCCCCAGCGTTTGGTTCAGATGATGGTCGGACGCTCGATGCAGGACTTTTACGAACATCAACGGCGAGCTAATCTAGGCGCGGTGGTGCTAGAAGTCAAAAATATTAGCGATGGTCGTAAGGTCAAGCCAGCTAGTTTTCAGCTTCATGCAGGGGAAATTCTCGGTTTGGCGGGGCTAGTGGGTGCGGGACGGACTGAAATATCGCGGCTGATCTTTGGTGCAGATCCTAAAATAAGCGGGGAAGTTTGGCTTAACGGCAAAAAACTCAAAATTAATTCCCCTGGTGATGCGATCGCTGCGGGGATTGGCTATGTTCCCGAAGACCGCAAAGACCAGGGTTTGTTTTTGGAAATGAGTTCTCGTAAAAATATCGGACTTAACAGGCTCAAACAGGATGCCAGGGGCGGCTTTGTCAACTGGAGTTCGGTAAATAGTATTGCCAAAMAAGCCATAGAAAACTTCAACATCCGACTGGCTAACTTAGAAATTCGAGCCATAGACCTTTCTGGAGGCAACCAGCAAAAACTACTGCTGGCAAGGTGGCTGGCGATTAAACCTACTGTGCTGATGCTAGATGAGCCGACGCGAGGTGTAGATATTGGTGCTAAGAGCGAGATTTACCGTATTATTAGCGATTTAGCTGCTCAAGGGGTGGCAATTTTAATGGTTTCTAGCGAACTACCAGAAGTTATCGGCATGAGCGATCGCGTATTAGTAATGCGAGAAGGGGAGCTAGTAGGGGTACTAGATGACAGTTCTGGTAAGGAAATTACTCAAGAAAATATTATGCAGTATGCAACTGGAGCGACGGAGGTATCGGCACTATGAGGCAAAGTTTAAAACCCACCAAAAATAGAGGAGACAAAGAACACAAGCCACGCCAGCGGCGATCGCTAAATAACTTTTTGCAGATTGCAGGAATATTACCAATTCTAGTACTAATCTGCATTCTATTTGCTTTGTTGACTCCTAACTTTTTTACCGCAGGTAATGCCGTTAATATCTTACGGCAGGCATCGATTAATATTGTCCTGGCAACGGGAATGACATTTGTAATTCTTACAGGCGGTATCGATCTGTCGGTAGGATCGGTTTTAGCGGTAGCTGCTGTAGTTTCTGTTTTGGTATCTCTAATTCCAGTTTTAGGCTGGTTGGCAGTACCTGCGGGCTTGCTAACGGGCTTATTATTGGGTTTGGCTAACGGCGCGTTGATTACTTTTTTGGACGTGCCGCCGTTTATCGTTACTTTGGGTTCGCTAACGGCTTTACGAGGTGCGGCATTTTTAATTGCTAACGGTACGACGGTAATTAACCGCGACCTGAATTTCGCCTGGATCGGCAATAGCTATGTAGGTCCTTTACCCTGGCTGGTGATTATTGCCTTACTCGCTGTAGCTGCAAGTTGGTTCGTGCTGCGTCAGACCGTTTTGGGCGTACAAATATATGCTGTTGGTGGTAATCAGCGAGCGGCGAGATTGACGGGAATTAAAGTCAATCGGGTACTGTTATTTGTCTATGGCGTAAGTGGCTTGCTGTCGGGTTTGGCAGGAATTATGAGTGCCAGCCGTCTTTATAGTGCTACTGGTATGTTAGGTCAGGGTTACGAACTAGATGCGATCGCCGCAGTAATTTTAGGTGGAACTAGCTTTACAGGCGGTATCGGTACCATTGTCGGTACGCTATTGGGTGCGCTAATCATTGCCGTACTCAATAATGGTTTGACCCTCTTAAATATGTCTTTCTTCTGGCAGTTAGTAGTTAAAGGTTTAGTAATTATCTTTGCCGTGATAATCGATCGCCTCCGCAAACGTTCTAGAAGATAAACTTTGCGTTTTAATCATCACTCTTTCAAGGCACCGCTTCGCTTGGGTGCAGGGTGCAGGGGGAAAAGAGGCTCTCTATCCGACTGACTTCCCCCTGCTCTCTACTCCCTGCACCCCTGCTTCTTCGTTCGCTCAACCTTTACATTTTAAATTTGACATAAAAATGTCCAATATTTCTTCGCGTCGTAAATCCAATACTTTATATATAGTTCTAATTGCTGCCGTTGCCGCTCTCGGTGGTTTTTTGTTTGGTTTTGACACTGCTGTAATTAATGGTGCGGTTGCCGCTCTAGCTGTGGGTTTTAGTGCTAACAGCGTGTTTGTCGGTCTGGCGGTATCCCTGGCACTGTTAGGTTCTGCATTAGGAGCCTTTTATGCGGGTAATATTGCCGATCGCTATGGTCGCGTCAAGGCAATGATTGCCGCTTCGATCTTGTTTACCATTAGTGCGATCGGTTCTGGAGCAGCTTTTGGTATTTGGGATTTTACCTTTTGGCGGCTTTTAGGAGGTATTGCCGTTGGTGCTGCCAGCGTCATTGCCCCAGCCTATATCGCCGAATGTTCCCCTGCCAACTTACGAGGTAGACTTGGATCGCTCCAGCAATTAGCAATTGTAATCGGTATTTTCCTCGCTCTGCTTTGCGACTATTTCATTGCCGTATCTGCTGGTTCGGCTGAATCGCCATTCTTGTTTGGTATAGTCGCTTGGCGGTGGATGTTCTGGACAGAAATTCCTCCTGCCGTATTGTATGGAATGTCGGCGTTAATGATTCCCGAATCACCACGTTATCTAGTCGCTCAAGGAAGAGAGCAAGAAGCATCCAAAGTTCTGACTAAAATCATCAGAGGTAACGTTCGAGAAAAAATTGCCGAAATTCGCAGAACGGTTTTACGAGAACGCCAACCCAAGTTTTCCGATCTTTTAACCAGAAGGGGCGGACTACTACCCATTGTCTGGGTCGGTATTGGCTTATCCGTACTTCAGCAATTGGTAGGAATTAATGTCATTTTTTACTACAGCAGCGTTTTATGGCGAGCCGTGGGCTTTTCCGAACAGGATTCCTTAACTATTACGGTAATTACTGGAGCAGTAAATATTATTACCACCTTAGTAGCAATCGCCTTTGTCGATAAGTTTGGACGCAAACCCCTGCTAGTTCTAGGTTCGATTGGCATGACCATTACCTTGGGAACTCTGGCAGTAATTTTTGGCAATGCTCCCGTAAATGCTGCTGGTTCTCCTATTTTGGGCGAAACCACTGGTTTTATCGCTCTGTTTGCCGCCAATATCTTTGTATTTTGCTTTGGTTTCTCTTGGGGTCCCGTAGTTTGGGTACTGTTAGGAGAAATGTTTAACAACAGAATTCGCGGTGCCGCGCTTTCAATTGCCACGGCTATACAATGGATCGCCAATTTTGCGATTTCTACTAGCTTTCCTCCCATACTGCAATACTTAGGATTGGGAGCGGCATACGGTATTTATACAACGGCAGCGGCTATTTCTTTCTTTTTCGTCCTCTTTTTCGTCAAAGAAACTAAAGGAATGGAGTTAGAACAGATGCAGTAGTTTTTGAGCTAGTACCGCTAGGCGGAAGTAAAAAGTCAAAAATTAAAAGTCAAAAAGCTTTAATTTATAAGCTTTTTAAAAAATTAAATGGTTGCTTTATTTACGTCCTGCTCTACTAGTAGACTTTACTAACTTATAAAATTATGCAGGTGAGCGGGAAAAAAGTATTTATTGCGTAAATTTGAAATAAACATATAAGGAGGTTTAATTGTCTGACGTTGTTATTGGTTTAGATCTGGGAACGGGAGGCGTACGAGCGATCGCTGTCGATCTTAAAGGGCGGATCGTTGCTCAAGCGACTTATAGCTATTCTTTGTTAACTCCACATCCTGGTTGGACAGAACAAAACCCGTCAGATTGGATTGAATCCAGCTTAAAGGCTCTTAGCGATGTCACTCAGCAGTTGAATGGAAGACAGGCGATCGCCTTGGGTCTATCAGGGCAAATGCATGGTATGGTGCCCCTTGATGCTCAGGGGCAGGTAATCCGCCCTGCGATTTTGTGGAACGACCAGCGTACGGGTAAAGCAGTTGAGGAAATAGAGACGGTAGTACCTCGGCACGATTTAATTCAGCGTACTGGAAATCCAGCAGTTACGGGGTTTCAACTGCCAAAACTTCTATGGTTGCGTTCTGAGGAACCCCAGGCATACAAGCAGGTTAGGCAAATTTTACTACCTAAAGATTACCTCGGCTATGTACTTACGGGGGAAACAGCCACGGAACCTTCGGATGCTTCTGGCATAGGCTGTTTGAATTTGGCAAGTCGCCAGTGGGATAGAGAGATTTTAGCTGCACTCAAACTCAGTTCGGATTTGTTTCCTCCAGTGGTCGCATCTACAGCAATTTCAGGACGGCTGAAAGCAGACATAGCCGCTCGCGTGGGACTACCTGCGGGTTTACCCGTCGTGGCTGGTGGGGGTGACAATGCTGCTGCTGCTATCGGACTAGGTATTTCAGACCGCCAACCCAATCGCGGTAGTCTGAGCATCGGTACCTCTGGAGTTATTTTTGTTCCTTGCGATCGCCCCACTCCCGATCCAGAAGGTCGGGTGCATCTATTTTGTCATGCAGATGGAGGGTATCATCTGCTGGGGGTGACATTAGCAGCAGGAGGAGCGTTACGCTGGTATCGAGACACCTTTGCGCCAGATATTGCCTTTACAAATTTAATGGCATTAGCAGACAGTTCTGAGCCTGGTGCGCGGGGGGTATTGTTTTTACCCCACTTAGCAGGAGAACGCAGCCCCTATCTCGACCCCGATACGCGGGGTGCCTGGGTAAATCTGTCCCTCGCTCACAGCCAGAGCGATTTGATTCGAGCCGTTTTGGAGGGGGTGGCATTTAGTCTGCGGGCTGCCTTAGAGATAATTCAAGAGATTACTCCAGTGCAGCAACTGCTAGCGACTGGGGGCGGCGTGCGATCGCCCTTGTGGTTTAAGCTTTTGGCTGATATCTTGCAGATCGAACTGGTTGCCCCTCAAGCAGAAGAAGGTGCAGCTTACGGAGCAGCAATTTTGGCAATGGTAGGGGTGGGGGCTTATCCTAACTTAGAAGCAGCCTTCGAGATTCTGCCTGAAGGGGGTAATATCGTCCATCCCCAGCAATGTTCGGCTTACGAATCTGCTTTTGAGCGATACGCTCTTCTATATGAAGCCCTCAAAGCTGTTCGATGAGCGGATTATTAAGAAGCTATAAACTCACCAGAATCGCTTCGGCAACTTCCTCATCTGTAATCAAGCCGTTAATTAGTTTGCCCTTTAGTGCTGCTAGAATTGCATCGGTTTTGTTAATACTGCCAGCTACGGCAATTGTCAGCCTACTAACAGGTTGTTCTAGAGAAACGCTGGCAACGCGGGTATTAGTACCTTGTTTTAATAAGTCTCCCTGTTGGTCGTATGCCCAGCCAGCAATTTCTCCTACCGCTCCTAATTCGATTAATTCGGCTACTTCCTCATCGTTGATAAAGCCATTTTCGTGTAGTGGAGCTTTCCAGGTAATGTCGCCGATGCCGATAAAGGTAGCCTTGGCTTGTTTCGCCAGGGATTCGATCGCGAGAAAAGATCTCTGGGTTTGCAGCAGCTTGCGTTCTTCAACAGAAATAGCCACAACTGGAGTTGGTAAGGGATAGGCTTGAGCGTCGGTGCGTTCGGAAAGATGTATTACCACTTCGTGACGACCCGCCCGCCCGTAGTGAGACATATTGCCGATAATAGAGACAATTTTGTGCTGGGGTCGCTCCATTAATGGAATTTGCTCTACCATTGCCCGTAAGGTTTGACCAGACGAGAGAGCAGTAATGTTTGGTGTTTTCGCTCCCAAATAAGCCTCTAAATGATTGGCGGCGCAGACTCCGAGGCTAGCACGCGGATCGCCTTTACCAATGCTGTTGGGAACTACTTCGCATAAGGAAAGAGCAAAGCGATCGCGCAAGGCTTCCGCCAGAGTAATACAGTTACTCAAAGGATGATCTAAGCGAAATTTAATTAGCTTTTCGCTTACAGCTAATGCTACCAATCGTTGCGCTGCCTGTCGCGATATATTTAGCTTCGTGGCAATTTCTTCTTGGGTATTGCCAGCGATGTAGTAGAGCCAGGCCGCATGAGCCGCCAGATCGAGTTTGCGATCGCTTTTAGCAGTACCAAGTTGTTTCATATCTGTCGATAGATAGATAAATTTCAAGTTTAGTGTGAAAAGTTTTTGAGCAAATACTCAAGCAAAATTGTTATGCTCAAATTATAGTCGATTGATTCTATCTTAATTAGATAAGCCAAATTAATTACACGTATGCCAATCAAGAGCGATCGCGGTAATTTTTTCTTTCTTGCACCCTGCACCCTGCTCTTTACTGTCCTCCAGTAATATCCAGATTGAACCCAGTAATGTAACTAGCTTCATCGCTCATTAAAAACGCGACTCCATTGGCAACTTCTGCCAAACTACCCAAACGGCGCATGGGTACGGAGTCAATCATCTGTTGTTCTACTACTTTGGGATCGGAGTCAAAATACTGGGAGCCAGCCTGAGCCTGTAGTTCTGTTTGACGAGTCCACATCATGCCAGGACCTATTAGCGAAGGCGACAGGGCATTGACGCGAATCTTGTCGGGAGCAAGGTCTTTAGCTGCTGTTTCGGTCATACCAATCACGGCAAATTTAGAAGCAGCATAGGCTAACATATTCGGCGGACCGTCAACCCCTGCATGACTAGCCATATTAACGATCGCACCGCCTCCAGCCTCTCGCAAACATTGGGCGGCAGCTTTAAGAACATTAAAAACACCAACGACATTAATATCGATAACTTTGCGAAAATCATTGTCAGGATACTCGAAAATTTTTGCAAAAGCCCCTTGATAGCCAGCATTGTTAAAGACGTAATCTACGCGTTTTACCTGCTTGACAGCTTCTGTGAAGACCTGTTTTACTTCCTTAGCTTGAGTTACGTCGCAGCAAAAGGTGTGAATTGGCGTACCGTATGCTTTGAGTTCCTCAGCTACCTCAGCCATTTTTGCTTCATTAATATCTGTTAACACAATTTCCGCTCCATTCTCGGCAAAACGCCGAGCGGTGGCTTTACCTATATCTCCCGCCCCGCCTGTAATGAGGATGGTTTTGCCCCGAAAATTATAGGTTGCGATCACCATGATTATCTTTTCCTCTCCATCAAGAATTGTTGCAAATGATACAGTCTTTTTCATTTTATGAGAAAACCTCGGTATGATTTTTAATTATGAGCTTTTGCTCGCATATCGAATATAAGTTTACATTTAGTTTAATTTTTTGCAATTAGAGGAATCTTTGCGATGCGCCGATTTCGCTTCGCCAAAGTGCTGGTAACATTCCTAATTGGAGTGTTGCTAGTACAGTTATTACACGCTTGTTCGGCAGATCCCCAGGCTGCAAAGAAAACACGCCTGACCATCGCTACCGTTAACAATGGCGATATGGTAGTCATGCAGGAGCTTTCTAACCGCTTTACTGCCGAGAACCCAGACATCGAATTGCGTTGGGTGGTGCTAGAGGAGAATATTCTGCGTCAGCGCACCACCACCGATATTGCCAGCGAAGGAGGTCAGTTTGATGTCGTCACCATTGGGTCTTATGAAACGCCAATTTGGGCAAGACGCGGTTGGTTAAAACCTCTCGATAGTCTTCCTGCCGAGTACGATGTTGACGATTTGCTCGATCCTATTCGCACTGGACTTTCTAATGACGGCAAACTCTATGCGCTGCCGTTTTATGGTGAGAGTTCGATGCTTTACTATCGCAGCGATTTGTTTGAAAAAGCTGGAATTACCGTTCCCGAAAATCCCACCTACGAGCAGGTGGGCAAGTGGGCGAGTCAGGTACACGATCCAGCTAACGGAGTTTATGGTATTTGCTTGCGCGGAAAGTCTGGTTGGGGAGAGAATATGGGATTTCTCTCAACGCTAGTCAACACCTATGGAGGACGCTGGTTTGACATGGACTGGCAGCCGACAATCGACACTCCAGAGTGGCGAAAGGCAATTAGCTTTTATGTCGATGTGATGAACGACTATGGACCGCCAGGGGCTAGTTCCAATGGTTTTAATGAAAACTTGGCACTGTTTTCCACTGGTAAATGCGGAATGTGGATCGATGCTACCGTTGCTGCTGGATTGCTTTCTAACCCCGACCAGTCGCAAGTTGCCGATCGCGTTGCCTTTGCTCGCGCTCCCATAGAAACATATCCTAATGGCTCAAACTGGCTGTGGTCTTGGGCTTTAGCAATTCCCGAAACTTCGCAATATCCCGAAGCAGCTCAGCGATTTATAACCTGGGCGACTTCTAAAGAGTATGTGCGGTTGGTTGCCGAAAAGCACGGTTGGATAGCTGCGCCGCCAGGAACTCGCACCTCAACCTACACCAACCCCAACTATCAGCAGGCTGCTCCCTTTGCAGATATCGTACTTAATTCTATTAAATCTGCTGATATCAACCATCCTGCTTCCAAACCTACTCCTTATAAGGGAGTTCAATATGTCGATATTCCTGAATTTCAGGCGATTGGAACTCAGGTAGGACAGCGCATGGCGGCTGCTTTAGCCGATCGCTTATCCGTAGAGGAGGCAATCGAGCGCTCGCAAAAAGTCGCCCAACGCTTTATGCGTCATACGGGGTATATCGAGTAGTTAATTATTAGCTTTTATCTGAAATCTAAATATGACTTCTTCAGTAGCAACCACACAGCATAGCCCACCACCATCCAAAAAGCGATCGCGCAAACAGATTCCTACCTTAGCTTTGGTAGCTCCATCGGTAATTGTCCTCTTGCTCTGGATGATTGTACCGCTAGTAATGGCAATTTGGTTTTCTTTGCAGCGATATAATCTGCTGATTCCTGAAAACCGTGAATTTGTTGGCTTGGGAAACTTTGTTTTTATCCTTACCGACCCCGCGTTGTGGACTTCCATCGGCATAACCCTTATTTTAGTCGCTTCGGTGTTGCTGATTACCATTGGCTTGGGTACTTTGCTTGCGGTGCTGTATAATCAAGACTTTTTCGGACGAGGCATTGCACGGGTGCTGGCAATTTCGCCATTTTTTGTGATGCCAACGGTAAGCGCGTTGATTTGGAAAAATATGCTGATGCATCCAGTTAACGGACTGTTTGCTCAAATTACTCGCGGACTGGGACTAGGAGCGATTGACTGGTTTGCCGATCTGCCACTGCTGTCAATTATTATTATCGTGTCCTGGGAATGGCTGCCGTTTGCGCTGTTGATTCTGCTAACGGCGATTCAGTCCCTCGATACCGACCAATTAGAAGCGGCTCGTATGGATGGCGCACGTCCACTGGCACTGTTTCGATTTGTAGTGCTGCCTCACCTGAGTCGGGCGATCGCAGTAGTGGCAATGATTGAAACTATTTTCTTCCTTACCATCTTTGCCGAAATCTTTGTTACTACAGGCGGTGGACCTGGATTAGCTACTACTAATTTGGCTTACTACATCTATCTCAAGGCACTGCTGGAATTTGATGTTGGCGGTGCTTCGGCAGGAGGTCTAATTGCTGTGGTTCTGGCTAACCTGGTGGCAATTTTCCTCGTTCGTAGTGTCGCTCGTAATTTAGATACTTAAACTCATGGCAAATAAAAATTCTCGTCAATGGCTTATAACCCTTTTAGGCTGGCTGGTAGCTATTATTCTCTTCTTTCCCATTTTGTGGATGTTTGTTACCAGCTTTAAAACTGAAGTGGCAGCAGTTGCTACACCGCCACAGCTTTTCTTCCAACCCACTTTAGAAAACTATGTTGCTATTCAAGAGCGAGCTTCTTACTTTAACTATGCCTGGAATAGTGTTTTAATCTCTCTAGGAGCAACTGTTCTGGCACTGCTGCTGGCAGTTCCCGCAGCTTATGCAATGGCTTTCTTCCCTACCTCCCGTACTAAAGGTACGTTGATTTGGATGCTCTCAACTAAAATGCTGCCTCCAGTGGGCGTACTAGTGCCGATTTACATCTTGGCAAGGGAAACGGGATTGCTGGATACTCGGATTGGATTGGTTATTATTTACACTCTAATCAATTTGCCCATTGTGGTTTGGATGATCTACAGTTTTTTCAAAGAAGTTCCCAAGGACATTCTCGAAGCCGATCGCATGGATGGAGCTACCACCTATCAGGAACTGGTACACGTATTGTTACCCCTATCCCTGCCTGGGATTGCCTCTACAGCACTACTGTCAATCATTTTGTCCTGGAATGAAGCTTTTTGGAGCTTAAATCTGACTACCTATGACTCTGCACCGCTTACTGCGTTTATTGCTTCTTTTTCCAGTCCTCAAGGCTTGTTTTGGGCAAAGCTGTCTGCTGCTTCGACAATGGCGATCGCTCCAATTCTAATTTTTGGCTGGCTCAGTCAACGGCAGTTAGTTCGTGGTCTGACATTTGGGGCTGTCAAGTAAAAATTTATATCTATTAAAGTTGAGTTAATTATGTCAACTATTACCTTAAGAAACATTCGTAAAACCTATACCGATACCGAGGTTATTAAAGGCATCGATCTAGATATTGAAGATCGAGAATTTGTGGTTTTTGTCGGTCCTTCTGGCTGCGGTAAATCGACTTTACTACGGATGATTGCTGGACTAGAGGACATTTCCTCTGGCGAGTTACTTATCGATGGCGAGCGCATGAACGAAGTTCCTCCAGATAAACGGGGCTTGGCGATGGTGTTTCAAACCTATGCTCTCTATCCCCACATGAGCGTTGCTGAGAATATGGCGTTTAGTCTGCGTCTGGCGGGAGTACCCAAAGCCAAACGACTGGAACGAGCTAGAGAAGTCGGGCGGATACTGCAACTAGAGCCACTACTAAACCGTAAGCCCAAGGCTCTTTCTGGCGGACAAAGACAGCGAGTGGCGATCGGACGTGCTTTGGTTCGCGATCCGAAAGTATTTCTGTTTGACGAGCCGCTATCGAATTTAGATGCCGCGCTACGGGTACAGATGAGAATCGAGCTATCCAGCCTCCACGATAGCCTACAGGCGACAATGATCTACGTTACTCACGATCAGGTAGAGGCAATGACTCTAGCCAATAAAATCGTCGTTCTTCAGGGTGGCATTATCGAACAGGTAGGTTCGCCATTAGAACTATACCACCATCCCCGAAATCGCTTTGTGGCGGGATTTATCGGCTCGCCAAAAATGAACTTTCTTCCCGTCACGACAACAGGAGTTACAGACTCGGGTACTACAGTTAGGGTGCCTGGAGATACTACCGTCACCGTGCCAGTACAGCCCAAAACCCTGAGAGTAGACGATCGCGCTACTTTAGGAATTCGGCCCGAACATCTACGCATCGATGCTAATAATCCTACCTTAATGGGAGAAGTATTAGTTGTAGAAAGACTCGGTGGCGAAACCTACCTCTACGTCAAAATGGCTGGCGGAGACACCATAATCGTGCAAACCGATGGTGATAATCGCGCCCAAATTCGCGATCGCGTTCCCATCCATATCGATGGAGAACTATGTCATTTATTTGATGCCCAAGAACTTGCCATTCCCAAAACTCAGCGTCACCACCTCACTGTAGATAAATCTCATGAAAGACCCCAGCACCAAGTCGGCTATTAAGCTCAATCGAGCGTCCCTGTCGCGCTTGTCAGATCGGGTGCGCATCCCCCGTTACGATCGCACTGCCATAACTAACGGGATCGTCCATATTGGCATAGGCGGTTTCCATCGCGCCCATCAGGCTTTATATATAGATAACTACCTCGAACAGCATCCCAACAGCGACTGGGGGATCTGTGGCGTTGGCTTGCTCGAATACGACCGCAAGATGCAAGAAGCACTAAATTCCCAGGACTGTTTGTACACTTTGGTAGAGAGATCTCCAGAAGGCGATCGTGCCCGCGTTATCGGTTCGATTACCCAATATTTATTTGCTCCTG contains:
- a CDS encoding carbohydrate ABC transporter permease, which encodes MTSSVATTQHSPPPSKKRSRKQIPTLALVAPSVIVLLLWMIVPLVMAIWFSLQRYNLLIPENREFVGLGNFVFILTDPALWTSIGITLILVASVLLITIGLGTLLAVLYNQDFFGRGIARVLAISPFFVMPTVSALIWKNMLMHPVNGLFAQITRGLGLGAIDWFADLPLLSIIIIVSWEWLPFALLILLTAIQSLDTDQLEAARMDGARPLALFRFVVLPHLSRAIAVVAMIETIFFLTIFAEIFVTTGGGPGLATTNLAYYIYLKALLEFDVGGASAGGLIAVVLANLVAIFLVRSVARNLDT
- a CDS encoding carbohydrate ABC transporter permease produces the protein MANKNSRQWLITLLGWLVAIILFFPILWMFVTSFKTEVAAVATPPQLFFQPTLENYVAIQERASYFNYAWNSVLISLGATVLALLLAVPAAYAMAFFPTSRTKGTLIWMLSTKMLPPVGVLVPIYILARETGLLDTRIGLVIIYTLINLPIVVWMIYSFFKEVPKDILEADRMDGATTYQELVHVLLPLSLPGIASTALLSIILSWNEAFWSLNLTTYDSAPLTAFIASFSSPQGLFWAKLSAASTMAIAPILIFGWLSQRQLVRGLTFGAVK
- a CDS encoding sugar-binding transcriptional regulator, with protein sequence MKQLGTAKSDRKLDLAAHAAWLYYIAGNTQEEIATKLNISRQAAQRLVALAVSEKLIKFRLDHPLSNCITLAEALRDRFALSLCEVVPNSIGKGDPRASLGVCAANHLEAYLGAKTPNITALSSGQTLRAMVEQIPLMERPQHKIVSIIGNMSHYGRAGRHEVVIHLSERTDAQAYPLPTPVVAISVEERKLLQTQRSFLAIESLAKQAKATFIGIGDITWKAPLHENGFINDEEVAELIELGAVGEIAGWAYDQQGDLLKQGTNTRVASVSLEQPVSRLTIAVAGSINKTDAILAALKGKLINGLITDEEVAEAILVSL
- a CDS encoding sugar ABC transporter substrate-binding protein translates to MRRFRFAKVLVTFLIGVLLVQLLHACSADPQAAKKTRLTIATVNNGDMVVMQELSNRFTAENPDIELRWVVLEENILRQRTTTDIASEGGQFDVVTIGSYETPIWARRGWLKPLDSLPAEYDVDDLLDPIRTGLSNDGKLYALPFYGESSMLYYRSDLFEKAGITVPENPTYEQVGKWASQVHDPANGVYGICLRGKSGWGENMGFLSTLVNTYGGRWFDMDWQPTIDTPEWRKAISFYVDVMNDYGPPGASSNGFNENLALFSTGKCGMWIDATVAAGLLSNPDQSQVADRVAFARAPIETYPNGSNWLWSWALAIPETSQYPEAAQRFITWATSKEYVRLVAEKHGWIAAPPGTRTSTYTNPNYQQAAPFADIVLNSIKSADINHPASKPTPYKGVQYVDIPEFQAIGTQVGQRMAAALADRLSVEEAIERSQKVAQRFMRHTGYIE
- a CDS encoding SDR family NAD(P)-dependent oxidoreductase, translated to MMVIATYNFRGKTILITGGAGDIGKATARRFAENGAEIVLTDINEAKMAEVAEELKAYGTPIHTFCCDVTQAKEVKQVFTEAVKQVKRVDYVFNNAGYQGAFAKIFEYPDNDFRKVIDINVVGVFNVLKAAAQCLREAGGGAIVNMASHAGVDGPPNMLAYAASKFAVIGMTETAAKDLAPDKIRVNALSPSLIGPGMMWTRQTELQAQAGSQYFDSDPKVVEQQMIDSVPMRRLGSLAEVANGVAFLMSDEASYITGFNLDITGGQ
- a CDS encoding ABC transporter ATP-binding protein, producing MSTITLRNIRKTYTDTEVIKGIDLDIEDREFVVFVGPSGCGKSTLLRMIAGLEDISSGELLIDGERMNEVPPDKRGLAMVFQTYALYPHMSVAENMAFSLRLAGVPKAKRLERAREVGRILQLEPLLNRKPKALSGGQRQRVAIGRALVRDPKVFLFDEPLSNLDAALRVQMRIELSSLHDSLQATMIYVTHDQVEAMTLANKIVVLQGGIIEQVGSPLELYHHPRNRFVAGFIGSPKMNFLPVTTTGVTDSGTTVRVPGDTTVTVPVQPKTLRVDDRATLGIRPEHLRIDANNPTLMGEVLVVERLGGETYLYVKMAGGDTIIVQTDGDNRAQIRDRVPIHIDGELCHLFDAQELAIPKTQRHHLTVDKSHERPQHQVGY